The following coding sequences lie in one Candidatus Brocadia sp. genomic window:
- the cas2 gene encoding CRISPR-associated endonuclease Cas2: protein MYVIVVYDVDQKRCGKMLKLCRSYLHHIQNSVFEGEITEARLEELKIRAKKIMNEEDEDSLIIFKSRNEKWLDKEIVGAEKRPVDNIL from the coding sequence ATGTACGTTATTGTTGTGTATGATGTGGATCAGAAAAGATGCGGGAAGATGCTGAAACTTTGCAGGAGTTATCTCCATCATATCCAGAATTCGGTTTTTGAAGGGGAGATTACGGAGGCACGACTGGAAGAGTTGAAGATCAGGGCGAAAAAAATAATGAACGAAGAGGATGAGGATTCGCTTATTATATTCAAATCAAGGAATGAAAAATGGCTGGATAAGGAAATTGTCGGGGCAGAAAAAAGGCCAGTGGATAACATACTGTGA